A stretch of Salvelinus alpinus chromosome 4, SLU_Salpinus.1, whole genome shotgun sequence DNA encodes these proteins:
- the LOC139573387 gene encoding platelet-activating factor acetylhydrolase IB subunit alpha1-like gives MPNSLRERNAQVNKLVQEAVSSLPHTSLLNVDPGFVHSDGSISHQDLYDYLHLTPQGYQAVCQPLHAHLKSLLEKQAEN, from the coding sequence ATGCCCAACTCCCTGCGGGAGAGGAACGCCCAGGTCAACAAGCTGGTTCAGGAGGCTgtgtcctctctcccccacaccTCCCTCCTCAACGTGGACCCCGGCTTTGTGCACTCGGACGGCAGCATCTCCCACCAGGACCTGTATGACTACCTCCACCTCACCCCGCAGGGCTACCAGGCTGTGTGCCAGCCGCTACACGCCCACCTCAAGAGCCTGCTGGAGAAACAGGCTGAAAACTGA